The genomic segment TGCAGGTGTATAGGCGTATCTTCCGTCTGGAGTTGCACCGCTTACTGTTCCCATTGGTACATTTGAAGAAATTCCAGATGTTGAAACTCCATAACCGCCATTAATTGGTCCTCTTCCGTATCTTGTATTGTGATATTTTTGAATTTCATCAATGTATGTCCAGTAGATATTTGTAGCAAATTCGTCCACTTCATCAATATCATTTCCATATTTAGGCACTTCCAGCAATATTTTTCTGATTCTTTCCCCATTTTCACTCGCATAATTTGTCTGAAGAGCATTATAAACCTCTTCTTTTGTTAAAATTTTATTATCAAAAACAGTGGTTTTTAGTGCATACAGTGAGTTTGCAGCATTTGCGATTCCCACTTGAAGTCCTGAAATAATATCATAAACTGCTCCACCTTCTTTTGCGGAAAGTCCTCTTCCAATACAGTCATCAATTAAACTTGACAATAAAATGTCAGGAAATTCTTCTAAATGTGTATCAGCCAATGCATCAAGCGCAACAGATAGTTTTGTATAGTGTTTCATATATTTTTTCCATGCTTCCCATAAATCCTCATAAGTTTCATAGTCAGTCAGTTTCCCTGCTTTTAGTAATTGAAGTCCAGTTCTGGCATCGTAACCGTCATTTAACACAAGTTCAGTTGCTTTTACAAAGTTTAAAAAAGTCATTCCTGTACATCTGTAACCCCATTTTCCAGGAACAGCAACTTCCACACATCCAACCATTGAATAATTATAGGCATCTTCAATTTTCACTCCTTTATTAAGCAATGCAGGAACTATTATTTCATCTGTATGCATTGCAGGCATTCCATAACCTGTTGCAGCTACTTCGGCACATTTTCTTATGAATTTTTCTGGAGAATTTATATGAAATCTTGCAGAAAGATTCGGCTGTGTAAGTTTATTTTCTCCAACACTTTCCAGAATTAAATAGCTTAATTCATTTGTAGAATCTTTTCCACTTGGAGTTGATCCTCCAATTGTAACATTCTGATAAGTCGGATAACCTGCACCGTAGCCAGAATGTGAAGTTGAACGGACTTTTATTACAGAGTAAAGTTTTACCCATAGGCATTGCAGCATTTCCTTTGCAAATTCCCTGTCTAAATTTCCTTCCAAAACATCTTTTTTATAAAGTGGGTATAAATATTGATCCACTCTTCCAAGCGAAGCTGAATGCCCGTTGCTTTCAATCTGAATTACCAGATGTATGAACCAGATTGCCTGTACACCTTCCCAGAATGTTTGAGCAGGATTTTCAGGTACATTTAGGCAGTTTTTCTGAATCTGAAGCAATTCTTCTTTTCTTTGAGGATCAGTTTCCTTTTCAGCCAATTCTTTAGCCAAATTTGCAAATCTATGAGCAAAGTCAATAGTCGCCTGTGCCACAATTTGTACAGCCTTCAAGAAATCAATTTTATTGTATCCGCCATAAACTGTAATATCCACTTTTTCCATAGAAGCCTTAGCCTCTTCTATTACTCCCTTTAGTCCTTTTGTTAAAACTTTTTTAAAGTCAGGGACGATGTGTCCGTCACCAGAAGTCATATTTCCTTCACCATGAATGATTTTTACAGTTCCAGCCTCCTTTATTTCCTGTGGCATTTGAGCATGAGCTTTATCCTTCAATGTTTTTCCACGCCACCATTCACAAATTTCAAGTAATTCAGGAATTTCTTCTTCAGGAATTCTGAATTTATCTCCATCCCTATGATCAAAGTTTCCTTTCGCCTTAATTTCATCTACAATCCAGTCTACTGCATATTCAGGAAAAAGCGGAGCTGTTCTTTCGTCAACAGACTGATTTCCCACAATAAGTTCTCCATCTTTTATGTAAATTGTCATATTTTCCAGAATTTCCTTGACTGCATAGGCACGAACAATATATTTTGATTTCCCCTCATGTTCTTTATATGCTTTAGTCAAAAGTCTACCTCTTTCAACACTTACTCCTGGAAATTTTGATAAAGCCGATTCTCTTAATTTTTTTACTCTTTCACTTTTCAAAACAAATTCTCTCATTGCCTTTTCCTCCATTTTTTATTTTAATATCTTGTCTTTATTTTTTATTAATTTTTTTATCCATTCAATTTTGCCTGTAAACCATAACTTTTCATTATATTTAAAGCATTATTTAGTTCATCTTGTGTATGTTTTTCAAGTGTCTTCATTGGATATTCTCTTCCTAATTTTTTATATTTTTCAAGTCCCATTGTGTGATAGGGCAGTATGTTCACTTCCAGCAAATTCAGCTTTTTTAAAAATTTTGCCGTTTCGTGAATGTTTTTTTCATCATCGTTAATTCCTTTTATAAATGGAAATCTCATAATGATTCTTTTATGCCATTCTGAAAGTTTTGTAAGATTTTTCAAGATTATTTCATTTGAAACAGCGGTATATTTTTTATGTTTTTCGTTGTCCATATGTTTTATGTCAAATAAAATTGTATCCGTCAATTTTGCCAATTTTTCAAAATCCTTGTAATTTCCATATCCTGTTGTTTCTATAGCAGTGTTGATATACTCTTCTTTTAACTTTTCAAAAAGTTCTATTGCAAAAGCTGAATTTACAAGTATTTCTCCACCGCTTAACGTAACCCCTCCGCCAGAATTTCTATAAAAGTTTTCATCTTTCATCACAATTGCAAACACTTCTTCCAGCGTCATATCTTTTGCAACTTGTTTTAGTGTATTTGCAGCAGGACAGCCAGAACATGAAGTTTTATTTCCTTTATAAAGAGAGCCGTCGTAATCCCAAAATTCGTTTTCCAGCTTTTGTGTTTCAGGATTGGAACACCACAGACATCTAAGTGGACATCCTTTAAAATACACGACTGTTCTAATTCCTGGCCCATCAAATGTGGCTCCCCTTTCAATATCTGTAACTAAAGCTCTCATATCCTTTACACCTCTTTTCCTTTTGAAAATATCTCTTAAGTTTCATTTTGTTTCTTTATATTTCGATTTTACATTATTTTTGAAAATTTGTCAAGAGTTTTATTTAATTTTGTAAAAAAATTTATAAAAAAACCTGCAATAAATAATAATTGCAGGGAAAAAATTATTTTTTCATTTTGGGGTGTTATCTTCTACTTAGGATGTAGTAAATAACCACAAGTTGAACTAATATAAAACTATATCCCGTTCTATTTGGACATCACCCCCAATCATAATATGAATTAGGCAACGAACCCAAAAATATTATAGCAAAACTTAATACAAAAAGCTAGTTCAAATTGAACTAGCCCTTGTCGTTGTTTTTTTCATATTATGATTGTTTCTTTACATGTTAATTATAACATAAAGAAAGTAATTATTCAATCAAAATTTTTATAAAAATTGAAAAAAGACATTGACATTTTTTAAATTATATATTAAAATAATATCGAAATTAAACGAAACTAATTAAAATATGGAATTATTATTTCAAAAAATAAAAAAAGAAAGGATGATAAGAATGCAATATTTTATTGATACGGCGAATTTGGAGAGTATAAAAAAAATTAGCGATATTTTTCCAATAGCGGGGGTTACTACAAATCCTACTATTATTGCGAAGGAAAAAAGAGATTTTAAAGAGATTATAAATGATATTTTTGATATTATTGGAAAAGATAAGATTGTGCATGCTCAGGCTGTTGGGAGTACATCTGAAATAATGGTAAAAGAAGTGCAGCTTTTGCGTGACACTTTTGGAGAAAATTTTTATACAAAAATT from the Leptotrichia trevisanii DSM 22070 genome contains:
- a CDS encoding glycyl radical protein, translated to MREFVLKSERVKKLRESALSKFPGVSVERGRLLTKAYKEHEGKSKYIVRAYAVKEILENMTIYIKDGELIVGNQSVDERTAPLFPEYAVDWIVDEIKAKGNFDHRDGDKFRIPEEEIPELLEICEWWRGKTLKDKAHAQMPQEIKEAGTVKIIHGEGNMTSGDGHIVPDFKKVLTKGLKGVIEEAKASMEKVDITVYGGYNKIDFLKAVQIVAQATIDFAHRFANLAKELAEKETDPQRKEELLQIQKNCLNVPENPAQTFWEGVQAIWFIHLVIQIESNGHSASLGRVDQYLYPLYKKDVLEGNLDREFAKEMLQCLWVKLYSVIKVRSTSHSGYGAGYPTYQNVTIGGSTPSGKDSTNELSYLILESVGENKLTQPNLSARFHINSPEKFIRKCAEVAATGYGMPAMHTDEIIVPALLNKGVKIEDAYNYSMVGCVEVAVPGKWGYRCTGMTFLNFVKATELVLNDGYDARTGLQLLKAGKLTDYETYEDLWEAWKKYMKHYTKLSVALDALADTHLEEFPDILLSSLIDDCIGRGLSAKEGGAVYDIISGLQVGIANAANSLYALKTTVFDNKILTKEEVYNALQTNYASENGERIRKILLEVPKYGNDIDEVDEFATNIYWTYIDEIQKYHNTRYGRGPINGGYGVSTSGISSNVPMGTVSGATPDGRYAYTPAAEGGSPTQGTDTNGPTAVLNSVNKLPTLMITGGQLLNQKYSPELVNTPEQFEKFVNVIKSFISSKGWHIQFNIISGKTLKQAQVEPEKHRDIIVRVAGYCAQFVTLDRTTQNDIISRTEQRI
- a CDS encoding glycyl-radical enzyme activating protein encodes the protein MRALVTDIERGATFDGPGIRTVVYFKGCPLRCLWCSNPETQKLENEFWDYDGSLYKGNKTSCSGCPAANTLKQVAKDMTLEEVFAIVMKDENFYRNSGGGVTLSGGEILVNSAFAIELFEKLKEEYINTAIETTGYGNYKDFEKLAKLTDTILFDIKHMDNEKHKKYTAVSNEIILKNLTKLSEWHKRIIMRFPFIKGINDDEKNIHETAKFLKKLNLLEVNILPYHTMGLEKYKKLGREYPMKTLEKHTQDELNNALNIMKSYGLQAKLNG